From the genome of Papaver somniferum cultivar HN1 chromosome 2, ASM357369v1, whole genome shotgun sequence, one region includes:
- the LOC113353313 gene encoding dihydroneopterin aldolase 2-like, giving the protein MKADATMLNGDKLMLRGLKFHGYHGVLPEEKTPGQKFVVDMDAWSDLREAGKSDNLDHSVSYAELYNIVKDIVEGPGHNLLESVAHLIATKTLTTYSQISTVLLKLGKPHVSVQGPVDYLGVEIFRFRKIDV; this is encoded by the exons ATGAAAGCAGATGCTACAATGTTGAATGGTGACAAACTTATGTTAAGAGGCTTGAAGTTTCATGGTTATCATGGTGTTCTACCAGAAGAGAAAACTCCGGGTCAGAAGTTTGTCGTCGATATGGATGCATGGTCCGATCTTCGCGAGGCTGGTAAATCTGATAATTTAGATCACAGTGTAAGCTATGCGGAACTTTACAA CATTGTTAAGGATATCGTGGAAGGACCTGGTCATAATCTCTTGGAGTCGGTGGCTCACCTCATCGCCACAAAAACACTTACAACATACTCTCAGATATCTACTGTTCTGTTGAAGCTTGGGAAGCCTCATGTATCTGTTCAAGGTCCCGTTGATTACTTAGGGGTCGAGATCTTCAGGTTCAGAAAAATTGATGTCTAA